The region GCACCTGGCTGACACAATGCGGAGACCCCGATGCCCGGGGTGCCCACCGGGCTCAGGGGCTACGGCAAGGCTTCCGGAGGGATGGCGGACATGCGCACCTCCGCCGTGCCCCTCGGCCAGAAGGGACCCCGTGACCTGTAAGACATGCCCCCGGGGAGGTTGAGAAAGCTCAGGGACAAGATCGGGGAGGGGGCGGGGATGTGAAAAAAGCCGGAGCCTCCTCGGGGAAGGCGGGCTCTTTCAGATAAGACACCTTTTCCTTATTTTTTCCATGAAGCACCGGCCCCTCGGCAGCCCATCCGCCGTGCAGCCCCCAGGGCGGCCTCGGAGACCGAGACGGGGCGAAGGCCGTCTCCGTCAAAGAAAAGGAAAGTCTCCTCATCTCCGGCCTTCGCCAGGACCTGAAGGCAGTGCTCCCTGCCCAGCGGGGCCAGGGCCATGAGGGCCGCGCCCCTCACGGAGGGGTCGGGGTCCTCCAGGTGGACCTCGGCCACGGGCGCGAAGGCCGCCGTGAGGTCGGGCCGGACCTCCCCCACGCGGGCCATGGCCCGGAGGGCCCCGGCGCGGAGGAACTCCTCCTCGTGGAAGGAGATGACCACGGGCAGCACGTCGGCGAAGGGGTCGGGGTTGGCCCTGAGGACCTCGCCCAGGATGTCCGGGCCGCTCCGGGGGTTGGTGCCCGATTCCTCCCGCATCATCCAGAGAACACGCTGGATGAGGCCCCGGGCCCGGTCCTGGGGCATCCGCCCGGCGATGAGCCCGATGGCCCTGATGGCCCGCCAGGAGGAGGCCTCCTCCATGTCGTACGAACGGGATATGAGGAGCCGCACCGTCCGGGGCTCCTCGCGGGCCAGGGCGAGGAGACCTTCGGTCTCCCCGCTTGAAAGGAGGCGGGAAATGCGCTTTCTGAGGTCCATGGACAACCGGGTCAGGGCCGCTTCCGGGCCCGCCTGTGCTGGCCCGCCGCCCGCATCATGCCCTCGGCCCACTCCGGGGAGCCCAGGGCGTGCAGGTGGGTATAGGTGCCGAAGGCCCTCTTTCGGAAAAGGCCGTCCCGTCCACGGGCAATGCCCGTGCCTCGCTCCATCCTGAAGGCCAGGGCTGCCTCCCCCGGAAGGGCCTCCGGGTCGGCCACCTCCGAGTAGTGAAACTCATGCCCCCGGAGCACCGTGCCCCGCCTGAAGAAGGGGTTGGCCCGGACCACCCTTGCCACGGTGTAGCCGTGGGCCCGGGGCCTCTCGTGCATGAGGAAGCTCACCGGAAAGACCCCGGCCATGGGGTGGCGCTTTCCCTTCAGGCGTAGGCTCTCCCCCAGGTACATGAGTCCGCCGCATTCCGCATAGACGGGAAGCCCCTCCTCCACGGCGTGCCGGAGGCTCCGGCGGAAGCGACCGTTTCCCGCCAGGGCCAGGGCGTGCGTCTCGGGGAAGCCGCCCCCGATGTACAGGGCGTCCAGGCCGGGGGGAAGGCGGTGGGCCCCGAGGGCGCTCACCTCCACGACCTCCGCCCCCCGGCGCCGGAGCTCCTCGAAGTTCTCCGGGTAGTAGAACTGAAAGGCCCGGTCCCGGACGACCCCCACGCGCGGGGGGCCGGGCGCCCCTTCGGCCGGCGGACGCTCCGCTTCCCTCACGGGGGTGAGGGGCGGAGCGCTCCGGGCCACGGCAAAGGCCCTCTCCAGGTCGACGTAGCGGGTGACCAGCTCGCCGGTGGCCTCCACGGCGCTTTCCACCTCCGGGTGCTCCTGCCAGGGCACAAGGCCCATGTGCCGCTCGGGGAACTCGGCCCCGCCCAGGCGGGGGATGGCCCCGAGGACCGGGACCCCGGCCAGCCGCTCCACGGCCTCCCGGGTGACCGCCTCATGCCGGGCTCCCGCTATGTTGTTGAGGACCACGCCCGCAACCGTCACCCCCCTTTCGAACCGCCTGGCCCCGTAGACCAGGGCGGCCACCGTGCGGGTGGCCTTGGTGCAGTCCACGATGAGGATGACGGGGCTTTTGAGGATGCGCGCCACTCTGGCGGTGCTCTGGCTGCCCTCGGCGTCCATGCCGTCGAACAGGCCGCGGTTTCCCTCTATGACCGCGCAGTCCGCTCCCCCGGCATGGGCAAGAAACGAGGAGAGCACCCGCTTTTCGCCGATGAGGAAGGGGTCGAGGTTGTAGCAGGGGCTCCGGGCGGCCTGGGCCAGCCAGCCCGCGTCTATGTAATCCGGCCCTTTCTTGAAAGAGACGGCCTGAAGCCCCCGTTTCCTCCAGGCACGGACCAGCCCAACAGAAAGGGTAGTCTTGCCCGCCCCTCCCCTGAGGCCGGCAATGACTACCCTCGGAATGCTTGCTTTATCGGGCAAGGCGCTACTTTATCATGCCCTTTTCCCGGAGATACTCCTCACTGGGTATTTCCACGGAGCTGGCGCCTCCGCCGTAGGAGTACATCAGGCGGCCCACGTCAATCATCTCGCGCAGGGCTTTCTTCACCTCGTCCTTCTCCACGCCGGCATCGGCCGAGACACCCTTGATGATGTCCTTTTCCTTGAGCTTCTTCTTGCCCTTGGCCTTTTCGACGAAGGCGAAGATC is a window of Nitrospirota bacterium DNA encoding:
- a CDS encoding cobyrinate a,c-diamide synthase is translated as MPDKASIPRVVIAGLRGGAGKTTLSVGLVRAWRKRGLQAVSFKKGPDYIDAGWLAQAARSPCYNLDPFLIGEKRVLSSFLAHAGGADCAVIEGNRGLFDGMDAEGSQSTARVARILKSPVILIVDCTKATRTVAALVYGARRFERGVTVAGVVLNNIAGARHEAVTREAVERLAGVPVLGAIPRLGGAEFPERHMGLVPWQEHPEVESAVEATGELVTRYVDLERAFAVARSAPPLTPVREAERPPAEGAPGPPRVGVVRDRAFQFYYPENFEELRRRGAEVVEVSALGAHRLPPGLDALYIGGGFPETHALALAGNGRFRRSLRHAVEEGLPVYAECGGLMYLGESLRLKGKRHPMAGVFPVSFLMHERPRAHGYTVARVVRANPFFRRGTVLRGHEFHYSEVADPEALPGEAALAFRMERGTGIARGRDGLFRKRAFGTYTHLHALGSPEWAEGMMRAAGQHRRARKRP